The following are encoded together in the Bradyrhizobium algeriense genome:
- a CDS encoding DUF2155 domain-containing protein: MLRTIALTGLAALIAATMTSLVPPAQAQIGNIFSDPPLRPPGAIPRGNQQQQQFPDDDEEVPELPRGRLLPTPNRPPPGQGAPPPGSFQSQPLAPPPGTTVAPQGTQPGVAVQPPQPGQPGVATAPPGQRQPPAKGVPQSPATLQPGDEVVSEPPATKITNKKASFSGLDKITGRIINFEEDIGETVQFGALRVKTSACYTRPSTEAANTDAFVEVDEITLQGEVKRIFSGWMYAASPGLHGVEHPVYDIWLTDCKGPDQTIVSAQPDPAKTVAPPAGQKRPPQPKQAAPRPPGLPPQPQFQQQPQQAPPPPPPPQQRPGGLFGGLFGN; encoded by the coding sequence ATGCTTCGAACCATTGCCCTGACCGGTCTTGCGGCGCTGATCGCCGCCACCATGACTTCGCTTGTGCCGCCGGCGCAGGCGCAGATCGGCAATATCTTTTCCGATCCGCCGCTGCGGCCGCCGGGCGCCATTCCCCGCGGCAATCAGCAGCAGCAACAATTTCCCGACGACGACGAGGAAGTGCCGGAATTGCCGCGCGGCCGCCTGTTGCCGACCCCGAACCGTCCGCCGCCGGGGCAGGGCGCTCCGCCGCCGGGAAGCTTCCAGTCGCAGCCGCTGGCGCCGCCGCCGGGAACGACCGTCGCTCCCCAGGGCACGCAACCGGGTGTTGCGGTTCAGCCGCCGCAGCCGGGCCAGCCGGGCGTCGCCACCGCGCCGCCGGGCCAGCGCCAGCCGCCAGCCAAAGGCGTGCCGCAATCGCCGGCGACGCTACAGCCGGGCGATGAGGTCGTGTCCGAGCCGCCGGCCACCAAGATCACCAACAAGAAGGCGAGCTTCTCCGGCCTCGACAAGATCACCGGCCGCATCATCAATTTCGAGGAGGATATCGGTGAGACCGTGCAGTTCGGCGCGCTGCGCGTGAAGACCAGTGCCTGCTACACGCGGCCGTCGACGGAAGCTGCCAACACGGACGCCTTTGTCGAGGTCGACGAGATCACGCTGCAGGGCGAGGTGAAGCGGATATTCTCGGGCTGGATGTACGCGGCAAGCCCCGGCCTGCATGGCGTCGAGCACCCAGTCTACGACATCTGGCTGACCGACTGCAAAGGCCCCGACCAGACCATCGTCAGCGCACAGCCCGATCCGGCGAAGACAGTCGCGCCGCCGGCCGGGCAGAAGCGTCCGCCGCAGCCGAAGCAGGCGGCGCCGCGTCCACCGGGACTACCGCCGCAGCCGCAATTCCAGCAGCAGCCGCAGCAGGCTCCGCCGCCGCCACCCCCGCCGCAGCAGCGGCCGGGTGGACTGTTTGGCGGATTGTTCGGGAATTAG